The DNA sequence TCCATTATTATCTAAACGCAGACGTAACTTCTTTACGTTTGCAGGAACTAAAAATGTTTTTACAACTTGTATCCAACTATTTTTTGTACTTGTTATTTCACTACTATAACTAAGAACATTTAAGCCGTCTTTCATCACTAAAACCAATTCTGGTTGTGGATTGTCGCTATAAACCCAAGCTGAATAGGTATATTGAGTAGCAACTGCATTATCAATATCAACCCACTTATCTGAAAAGACATATTGTTCTGTAGTTGTAGTATTTGCTAATTTTAAAGAATTCTTCCCACTACGGGCTACTTTAGTATTGTCATAACTGTAGAATGCTGTATTAGGGAATCTTTCAACTCCCCAACCGGTTCTGTCTTCAAAACTATCATTAAAAATTCCTTCTCTCAAGCCATAATAACCAAGAGCTTCCGGAGTTGGTGTTATGGCTTTGTTTTGATAGGTTTTAGCAGTATCATATTCATAAGTACCTACAGCATTTTGCGTAATTCTTCCCTTGTCATCATAAACCTGTGTCTCCTGAATACCTAATGCATTAGTATATTCCGTCAAACGATCTAAGGCATCATATTTAAAAGTTTCATTTCTGCTGAACAAGTTATTGCTACGACTGTTTAAATTTCCTCTTTTAATTTCAAAAGCGGTATTAAGTGTTACGACATTTACAAGCGTAGGACTTGTTTTATCGTGTTTGATTTGAGTAGCGTAACCATATTGATCATAAGCATTTGTTATCACTATTCCGTTTCCTAAAGCAGCTGTTAAAAGCTGTCCTCTTTCATTCAATGTATTCGATTGCCACAATACTTGTTGCGTACTATCGTCTACAATTTGCCACGGAAATCCGTTTTGATAGGTATTTTTTACTGTTTTAGCACTGGTTTTTCCGGCTGCAGTAGCTGTAGAGGTTTCCTTTTCAACTCTTCCCAGAACATCAAATGACAATTGTTTTACAAAAATAGCATAAGGTGTCGTTTCTGTCGTCTTAAATAATCTTTTTAGCGTATCATACTCATAACTATTTGTAGTTGTTTTTACCTCTGCATTGTCTACGAAAGTATTACTTGTAATTTGATTTAAAGCATTATAAACATAAGTCGTCTTACTATTGGTATTGGTTCCTACAACTGTTTTTTCGGTTGGTCTACCTGCTGCATCATACACAAAAGAAGTCGTCCCGTTAGGTGTCGTCTCTGTTTTTAACTGACCAAAAGCATCATAACTATAGGTATAGATTCCTGCACTCGGATCAGACAACCAAATTTTATTACCCCAACCGTCAATATTCATCTGCACCTTATTACCAAGATAATCAGACTCTTTCATGTGTCCATTCGCAAAGTAAGCAAAATTTATAGTTCCTCCAGGATCTGTACTTTGTACTTTATTCCCTAATGCATCTACAGTAGCAGTGGTAATCTTACCATCATCGTTACTGGTAGTCGTTAAAACAGAATACGATAAAGTTTGTATTTTCCCTGTAGGCGCCGTTATTTTGGTGGGTCTCATTAAGTAATCATACTCATAAGTCGTCCAAAGAGTAGGTGCTGAAAAATAAGGTTCGCTTTCTTTTTGTTTGCGTCCCAATCCGTCGTAAACAATTTGCTTAGACACCATCGTATTTACAGTAAATCCTTTTGTAGAACTTACTACAACTCTTCCTAAGACATCATATTGCGTAACTGTTTTGGCTTCCAGATTATTAGTGCTAGTGGACGTATATCCACCATTTGCTAATTTCGCATATACGATTGTTGTAGAAATTGGAGTTGTTGAAGAATTCGTTACCGTGGTATTGGTCAATTTCCCCCAGCTGTCATAGGTAAAATTACTAACTACTCCCATATAATTTGTAGACTGGGTAACCTGACCGAGTGTATTATAGGTAAAATTGGTTACGAATCCTTGGTGATCTGTTTTTTTAACCACAAATCGTTTGGTAGTGTCATATTCATCCTTAATTGTTCTGGCAATTGGCACTGGCACAGCTGTAGGGGCTGAAACTGTTTTAGTCAATAAATTTCCTAATGCATCATAGGTCATGTCCTCAACAATAGCATAAGTATTATGCCCTTTCTTTTCCGTTTTGGTCAAGTTAGCACCCGTATAAGTATAGACCTCTTCGGCGGTACGGGTATCTCCTGAAGCAACATTATTAGCAGATGTATTTACCTTTTTAGGTCGTCCAACATAATAAGCACTTTCCACACCTGTTGGATTATTATCATATTGAGAATCTGTTGTAACAGATCCTTGAAGTGTTGCGCCACTATATTGTTTAATCACACTTTTTGTTTCTAAACCATAATAGGTTGGTGATGTTACAACACCATCATATGTATAAGTATTTTCACTTTTAACTCCCGTCAAGGCATCAAGTGTTGTTTGTGTACTCAACAATACATTATACAACTTTGATGTTGGATTGGTATACGTTGAAAAAACATTGGTTTTCGTGGTTAATAACCCACTCGGAGTGGCATCAAAAACCGTAGACGGATTGGTACTGGTCCACGTAACCGTATTTGCACCTCTAAGTGCTACATCATTATACACTGTTGTCCAAATTTTGGTATCAGAAGCTGACAAGTACCAGCTGCTTCGTGTAGTTTTAGTAAAACCGACGGTTCCATAATTATAATTCGACACGTATCCTCGGTATCTAAAATCCTGAAATTTAGAAATACCGTTAATAGTGGCCGTTAATTTAGACACCAAAAAACTTCCAGAATTCCTGATAATTTCAATATTAGGATAGGTTACTACATTGGCGGAAGAATAAAAATCAGTGTAAATATCACCCTGACCCCCTCCAACTGCTTCCATTGGCAGATATTCAACTGTTTGTTTGATATTACCGCTGGATTCTGTCACCGATTTTAATCTGTTTTCTGTATCTACATTTTTATTGAATTGATAGTATTCAATTTTATTATAATGACCTCTCACTAAAACCAGATCCGTATTTGCTCCATCATATCTGTAATTTGATGTCACAGGAATTGGAATATCAGGAGAATTGGAGGTAAATACCGTAGAACTATAACCTAATGCAAAACCGGAAGCTCCAACTTTACCTATATTGTTTATAAAACCCGAAACCTCCCATTGCGTATCATGATTATTGATACTCCAATCATCTTTATAATATTTTCTCCAGACACGTACCAAATCTGATTTGCCATCAGCATTAATGTCCATTGCATAATAAGTACTATAATGTCTTTGGGTATTGTAATAACTTCCTGTATCAGGCCAGTATTCCACAATATCAAGACTTTCTTTTACAAAAAATTCTCCTCCGGCAGGATTCGGATTGCTATAATAGATGTTCCATTGTGTTTGATTTGCGGCACCTTCACTGGTTGGAAGCATTATATCTGTTTTTCCATCCCCATTAAAATCTCCAAATAACATTTGTTTTGTTGTAGAATATTGATCTAATGTTCCAGCTCCAAGTAACTCAACCTCAACCCACGGCGCAATCGTCAAGTTCTTAAAACTAACTACTTTATAAGTTTTATTACTCTTAACTAACAAAATATCAGATTTTCCATCTCCATTAAAATCCAATACATATCTTCTCTGATCTCTAGAAAAATGTGTCGAACTAAATTGTGCGTATCCTGGTGTATTGGGAGTTGTTGAACTATTTGGATTTAGATCTAACAAACGATAAACGTTTGGTGTAGTTCCAATTTCTTCATCCATCACACAATCTCTAGTAGTAGGGTCATCAGAATTATAGTTTCTAAATTCTTTGTAACCTAAAATCAAAACTTCAGAAATACCATCCCCATTGAAATCTCCTTCAACATATTCATTTTTAAATTTTTTAAATTCACCAGTAGCACATCTATCTGGCACACAATTAGAGTTGCATTCCCCTGCATTAGGAATAGAGATTACTTTCTCATAATCTAAACCAAAAGTGTTATTTACAGTACTATATATACCAAATATCAAACTATTTAACGATGTATCCTTTAAGTTTAGAATTGAATTATATTGATTCATCTTTCCATTCTTTAAAGTAGTAATTACCGACTTATATAGTGGTGACATTCCTGTAATATTCAAAGGGGAATTTCCGGTATTACCATTAAATAAATTTGTAAAAAGCTGATCATTAGCTACAAAATCTAATCTTCCATCACCATCAAAATCACCAGCAAGGCTTATTTCATTAAACAATAAATTATTTGTGTACTCTTTCTCTATCCTTTGAGGTGTAGTAGGACTTAAACAATAGTCAAAAATAACCGGATTTGACAACTCATTCTGAGCATTTATCTCCTGTATTTCTTTTAGTCTCTGATAACCTAAACTGGTATCCTCTATGTGTGTAAGCTTATAAGTCCTAAAAACTACATTGTTTGCATAAACTTTTATGTTATCTAATATTTGTGTTGCATAAACCGGGATTCCTTTTAAATAATCCCTTTCGATACGTGTTGCTGCTTTATAAAAAAAACTAATTTTATCTTGAGCAGCTATACCTGCTACAGTGTTTCCGCTGAAAACAATATTGTTAATATACAATTGGTTTGTACCATTGTAGGCAACAGTGCTATAATTATAATCGATAAAATTACCATTCACATCTTCATATCGTACAATATACCATGAATTTACAGAAACAGAATTTTGCAAACTTCCCGATCCTTTAGAACCGTACCAACTTCTGGAACCATCCGGAGCGGTTACAATAAAATAGGTTATTGTACCTTCTATCTTTAATTCAATTTTAGTATTGCTTTTATATTCCGTCTCGTATGTTGATCCTGCTGTCCAATAAGTCCCTGTTTTTATAAGCAATCGTTCTCCATCTAATGACAATTTATCATCAACGTCAAAATCAACACCATCAACAAAACCATCAATATCGCGACGGCTTGCTATACGGCTAATAGTCGAAATACTATTGATACTCCAGCCCTGACCCGCTATACCTCCACGTACACCACTACTGTAGTTAAGATTTATTATTGGTGCTACCCCTTTTATACTGGGAGGAGTTGCAATAGGTAAAGTATAAGTTGCAGTACCTGAAGCCGAAATCTGTAGTTCACCTTTTGTATCCGTGAAATTTTGAGAAAAAACAAACGGAGTAAATAAAATAAAAAAGGATAAGTAAATCTGTTTCATAGAATTAGTCTTTTTGTTTAATAATTTTGACTGTTTTTTGTTCTCCATTGGTATAGTTTAATACAACAAGATAAATACCTGTCAAATATTGCTGAAAAGAAATAGTAAGCGTATTTATGGTCTCTGTTCTCGAAAAAGTTTCTAATGTCTGTCCATTTAATCCATAGACGACTACCGAAGAAACTTTATTATTATCTATTAATTCCCATTTAAGATAAAGTTCTTCTTTGACAGGATTCGGATAATACGAAATCACATCTTCGGGAAAGAATTTTTGTAAATCCCCATCAACTATAGCATCAATCTCTTTAGTTTGATTCGCTGATTTAGCAGTACAGCCACTTAAACATAGTACCCTGCTTATCTGATTTCCGGCTGTATCGTATCCGAATGTAATTTTTTGCTGCGCATTAGCTAAAGCGAAAGTAGCCAACAAAACTATCGTAATAACACTTCTCATAAGTACTTAATTTACTGATTATCAAACTTAAAACCATTACAAATAAATAAAATTAAAATCATTGTGCAACATTTTATTTATTCTATTCCTCTATAAAAAAAACTCCAAAAAGCAATATGCCGAAAATACCTGACTTGAGAACGTTTTTTGCAAATGTTAAAATTCATTATTAAACTCTAATTCGTTCAATTTTTACATGTGACTAGTTCTAAATAAACGATACATTTTTTTTAAGACTAGTCAATAAAACGAATTCTAGTTAAAAATAGCAAACTGTTCTTTTGCAAAAATTTTCATAAAATACTTCAGAAAGACTCCCTTATTTTTTCCTCTTTTGGCTGTTTTTTAATTGCGTTTTGATCTGCATAAAACGCAATTATGTCCATTAATAAAACGATGTAATTTCAACAAAAACCAATCATTTCTGTACAAATGTTGGTCTATTGCAACTAAAACAATAATAAATCAATTTAATACACTTATAAAGGCATTATCATTAATTAACATAAAATCAAGACGTTTACAAAACTAATCTTAGATAAAATAAACATGAAAAATGATCTAAATTTTAAAAGGTTTGCAACACTGCTATTGATTTTATTTATTCAAATAACAATCGCCCAGGAAGTAAAAATAACCGGGCAGATTTTTGACAAGGCAGGATTACCGATTCCCGGAGCTAACATAGTTTTAAAAGGAACCCAAGTGGTTGCCCAAACTAGTTTTGATGGAGAGTTTACAATCAGTGCAAAAGAAGGACAAACGCTTACTGTTTCATATGTAGGAATGAAAACATTGGAAATTCCGGCATCAAAATCAATGAAAATAACCCTTCAGGGGATCTCAAATGAACTTGATGCTGTTGTAGTTGTAGGGTACGGAACCCAATCTAAGAAAAATTCAACCGATAATATCGCCAGAGTTACCGCAAAAGATATCCAGCAAGTACCCGTTGCCAACGTACAAAATGCATTGGTGGGTAAATTAGCCGGCGTACAAATCACGCAAACAAATGGTAAAGTAGATGGAGGAATTAACATCAGAGTTCGTGGAGCGGCCAGTATCAGTGCCGGAACACAACCCTTGTACGTGTTAGACGGCATTCCGTTAATTACCGATGATGAGTCCAGCAATGGTGCGCCAACCAACCCACTGCTTACTTTAAGTACCAATGAGATTGAGTCTATTGATGTCCTAAAAGATGCTTCGTCTGCAGCAATATATGGTGCTCGTGGTGCTAATGGAGTTGTACTTATTACCACCAAAAAAGGGAAAGAAGGAAAAGGAACTTTCAGTATCAACCTTTCGCAAGGGGTTAGCGAACCCACACATAAAAAGAAATGGTTAAATGCTAAACAATATGTAGAATTATTACTGGAGGCAGGAAGAAATGCAAACGATCTGCAATCTGTCGAGGAAGAATTAGAAAATCTATCTCAAGGTTCAGACTGGAGAAACGGACAAACATAC is a window from the Flavobacterium cupriresistens genome containing:
- a CDS encoding RHS repeat domain-containing protein translates to MKQIYLSFFILFTPFVFSQNFTDTKGELQISASGTATYTLPIATPPSIKGVAPIINLNYSSGVRGGIAGQGWSINSISTISRIASRRDIDGFVDGVDFDVDDKLSLDGERLLIKTGTYWTAGSTYETEYKSNTKIELKIEGTITYFIVTAPDGSRSWYGSKGSGSLQNSVSVNSWYIVRYEDVNGNFIDYNYSTVAYNGTNQLYINNIVFSGNTVAGIAAQDKISFFYKAATRIERDYLKGIPVYATQILDNIKVYANNVVFRTYKLTHIEDTSLGYQRLKEIQEINAQNELSNPVIFDYCLSPTTPQRIEKEYTNNLLFNEISLAGDFDGDGRLDFVANDQLFTNLFNGNTGNSPLNITGMSPLYKSVITTLKNGKMNQYNSILNLKDTSLNSLIFGIYSTVNNTFGLDYEKVISIPNAGECNSNCVPDRCATGEFKKFKNEYVEGDFNGDGISEVLILGYKEFRNYNSDDPTTRDCVMDEEIGTTPNVYRLLDLNPNSSTTPNTPGYAQFSSTHFSRDQRRYVLDFNGDGKSDILLVKSNKTYKVVSFKNLTIAPWVEVELLGAGTLDQYSTTKQMLFGDFNGDGKTDIMLPTSEGAANQTQWNIYYSNPNPAGGEFFVKESLDIVEYWPDTGSYYNTQRHYSTYYAMDINADGKSDLVRVWRKYYKDDWSINNHDTQWEVSGFINNIGKVGASGFALGYSSTVFTSNSPDIPIPVTSNYRYDGANTDLVLVRGHYNKIEYYQFNKNVDTENRLKSVTESSGNIKQTVEYLPMEAVGGGQGDIYTDFYSSANVVTYPNIEIIRNSGSFLVSKLTATINGISKFQDFRYRGYVSNYNYGTVGFTKTTRSSWYLSASDTKIWTTVYNDVALRGANTVTWTSTNPSTVFDATPSGLLTTKTNVFSTYTNPTSKLYNVLLSTQTTLDALTGVKSENTYTYDGVVTSPTYYGLETKSVIKQYSGATLQGSVTTDSQYDNNPTGVESAYYVGRPKKVNTSANNVASGDTRTAEEVYTYTGANLTKTEKKGHNTYAIVEDMTYDALGNLLTKTVSAPTAVPVPIARTIKDEYDTTKRFVVKKTDHQGFVTNFTYNTLGQVTQSTNYMGVVSNFTYDSWGKLTNTTVTNSSTTPISTTIVYAKLANGGYTSTSTNNLEAKTVTQYDVLGRVVVSSTKGFTVNTMVSKQIVYDGLGRKQKESEPYFSAPTLWTTYEYDYLMRPTKITAPTGKIQTLSYSVLTTTSNDDGKITTATVDALGNKVQSTDPGGTINFAYFANGHMKESDYLGNKVQMNIDGWGNKIWLSDPSAGIYTYSYDAFGQLKTETTPNGTTSFVYDAAGRPTEKTVVGTNTNSKTTYVYNALNQITSNTFVDNAEVKTTTNSYEYDTLKRLFKTTETTPYAIFVKQLSFDVLGRVEKETSTATAAGKTSAKTVKNTYQNGFPWQIVDDSTQQVLWQSNTLNERGQLLTAALGNGIVITNAYDQYGYATQIKHDKTSPTLVNVVTLNTAFEIKRGNLNSRSNNLFSRNETFKYDALDRLTEYTNALGIQETQVYDDKGRITQNAVGTYEYDTAKTYQNKAITPTPEALGYYGLREGIFNDSFEDRTGWGVERFPNTAFYSYDNTKVARSGKNSLKLANTTTTEQYVFSDKWVDIDNAVATQYTYSAWVYSDNPQPELVLVMKDGLNVLSYSSEITSTKNSWIQVVKTFLVPANVKKLRLRLDNNGLGNVWYDDVQIRKTSDAATATRALNVTYNTFKSPVQIEETGVDKISFTYNDGNDRSSMFYGGLQADKLLRTYRKHYSADGTMEVKQNMVTGAIEFVTYIGGDGYTAPIVLKSDGTTQNYLYLHRDYQGTIVAVTNQTGVLVEKRLFDAWGNIVKVQDGAGNILAGLTVLDRGYTGHEHLQSVGIIHMNGRLYDPKLHRFLQPDNYVQEPYNTQNYNKYGYVLNNPLKYTDPSGEEAITLGAAVIIGAVIAATTYTLTALLADVPFSVGGLAKATFIGAATSAVTFGIGSAASTITNFYVRATVSAVAHGTFQGGVTAISGGKFWSGFAAGALSSIAASAFGKGINHEGLDANGKMINPTQVWGGAGSLSDSGLGMIAFGTVAGGAGAKLSGGNFWQGAVTGLVVSGLNHYVHMIEERQDLDAFAKEKFGDDYKSKYGVRNLKWGSEMNRRGIITSDGLAKYDPNLQMISVGNDQVGGFSLNGTTYISDGVASYGSEFLEVTIGHEFVHDYHNKIFNGNYNHSASEYAAYKYTINYMKDSISLKQNVQAYTNLQRNYVSGGNRYNRVPGLLP
- a CDS encoding T9SS type A sorting domain-containing protein, which gives rise to MRSVITIVLLATFALANAQQKITFGYDTAGNQISRVLCLSGCTAKSANQTKEIDAIVDGDLQKFFPEDVISYYPNPVKEELYLKWELIDNNKVSSVVVYGLNGQTLETFSRTETINTLTISFQQYLTGIYLVVLNYTNGEQKTVKIIKQKD